In one window of Corynebacterium incognita DNA:
- the topA gene encoding type I DNA topoisomerase → MAGTNGQGKTLVIVESATKAKKIQPYLGDGYIVEASVGHIRDLPRGAADVPAKYKKESWARLGVNPEKDFEPLYVVSADKKKKVADLKAKLKQCDQLYLATDPDREGEAIAWHLLEVLKPKVPVRRMVFNEITKSAILEAAANTRELDENLIDAQETRRILDRLYGYEVSPVLWKKVMPRLSAGRVQSVATRVIVERERERMAFRRAEYWDLSAELLKEATSFEARLVGLEGRRVAQGRDFGDDGQLKGDAVVLDQARAESLAAELKGKPMQVAAVEQKPYTRRPYAPFMTSTLQQEAGKRLHFTSERTMRIAQRLYENGHITYMRTDSTSLSKQGLNAARSAARDIYGEEFVAASPRTYDRKVKNSQEAHEAIRPAGESFATPGQLSSQLDTEEYKLYDLIWKRTVASQMEDAKGTSMKVTITSEKAEFSATGRTIDFPGFLRAYEDGKQDNKGEARLPQLAQGDALDVEKITADGHTTNPPARYTEATLVKKMEDLGIGRPSTYASIIKTIQDRGYVLSRGNALVPSWVAFAVVGLLENSFTELVDYDFTSSMEDELDAIAAGNEDRTQWLNGFYFGNAELHNDHKAASIARHGGLKSLIDVNLEQIDARAVNSLKLFDDAEGRPVFVRVGRYGPYIERQVGVKDGEPEYQRANISEATTPDELTLEVAEKLFATPQGGRELGENPDNGRMIVAKEGRFGPYVTEQVRDDEREKAEAEALEVVARERAAEDEQRAAEGKRKKNWETKTAEKQKDKRIAEYVEDKLKPKTASLFKGMEPSSVTLEEALKLLSLPREVGVDPSDGEVITAQNGRYGPYLKKGSDSRSLASEEQIFTVTLDEARRIYAEPKRRGRQAAQPPLKQLGDNDVSGKPMTVKDGRFGPYVTDGVTNASLRKGDKPEAMTDARANELLSERRAKEAGQPKKATKKTAKKPSPRTKRVVKAGAKKK, encoded by the coding sequence CAAGAAGGAGTCGTGGGCGCGCTTGGGCGTGAACCCGGAGAAGGACTTCGAGCCCCTGTACGTGGTGAGCGCCGACAAAAAGAAGAAGGTCGCGGACCTCAAGGCCAAGCTGAAGCAGTGCGATCAGCTCTACCTCGCAACAGACCCCGACCGCGAGGGCGAGGCCATCGCGTGGCACCTGCTCGAGGTCCTCAAGCCCAAGGTGCCGGTGCGTCGCATGGTGTTCAACGAGATCACCAAGTCTGCGATCCTGGAGGCCGCGGCGAATACCCGCGAGCTGGATGAGAACCTCATCGACGCCCAGGAGACCCGCCGCATCCTGGACCGCCTGTACGGCTACGAGGTCTCGCCCGTGCTGTGGAAAAAGGTCATGCCGCGCCTGTCCGCCGGCCGCGTGCAGTCCGTGGCCACCCGCGTCATCGTGGAGCGGGAGCGCGAGCGCATGGCCTTCCGTCGCGCCGAGTATTGGGACCTGTCCGCAGAGCTGCTCAAGGAGGCCACCTCCTTCGAGGCGCGCCTGGTGGGCCTGGAGGGCCGCCGCGTGGCCCAGGGCCGCGACTTCGGCGACGACGGCCAGCTCAAGGGCGACGCAGTGGTGTTGGATCAGGCGCGCGCCGAGTCGCTGGCGGCAGAGCTTAAGGGCAAGCCGATGCAGGTGGCGGCCGTCGAGCAGAAGCCATACACCCGCCGCCCCTACGCGCCATTTATGACCTCCACGCTGCAGCAGGAGGCGGGCAAGCGCCTGCACTTTACCTCCGAGCGTACGATGCGCATCGCGCAGCGTTTGTACGAAAACGGCCACATTACTTATATGCGTACGGACTCCACTTCGCTGTCCAAGCAGGGCCTCAACGCGGCTCGTTCGGCGGCGCGGGATATCTACGGCGAGGAGTTTGTCGCGGCGTCGCCACGCACCTACGACCGCAAGGTGAAGAACTCCCAAGAGGCTCACGAGGCCATCCGTCCCGCGGGCGAGTCCTTTGCCACCCCGGGGCAGCTGTCCAGCCAGTTGGACACCGAGGAGTACAAGCTCTACGACCTCATCTGGAAGCGCACCGTTGCCTCCCAGATGGAGGACGCGAAGGGCACCTCCATGAAGGTCACCATCACCAGCGAGAAGGCGGAGTTCTCCGCCACTGGCCGCACCATTGACTTCCCCGGCTTCCTGCGTGCCTACGAGGACGGCAAGCAGGACAACAAGGGTGAGGCGCGCCTGCCGCAGCTGGCTCAAGGTGACGCGCTGGACGTGGAGAAGATCACCGCGGACGGCCACACCACCAACCCGCCGGCGCGCTACACCGAGGCGACCCTGGTGAAGAAGATGGAGGACCTCGGCATCGGGCGACCGTCCACCTACGCCTCGATTATCAAGACCATTCAGGATCGCGGCTACGTGCTCTCGCGTGGCAACGCACTCGTGCCCAGTTGGGTGGCGTTCGCCGTGGTGGGCCTGCTGGAAAACAGCTTCACCGAGCTCGTGGACTACGACTTCACCTCGTCCATGGAGGATGAGCTGGACGCCATCGCCGCCGGCAACGAGGACCGTACGCAGTGGCTCAACGGCTTCTACTTCGGCAACGCGGAGCTGCACAACGATCACAAGGCGGCGTCGATTGCGCGCCACGGCGGCCTGAAGTCGCTCATTGACGTCAACCTCGAGCAGATCGACGCCCGCGCGGTGAACTCGCTGAAGCTTTTCGACGACGCCGAGGGCCGCCCCGTCTTCGTTCGTGTCGGCCGCTATGGGCCCTACATCGAGCGCCAGGTGGGTGTGAAGGACGGCGAGCCGGAGTACCAGCGCGCCAACATCTCCGAGGCCACCACCCCGGACGAGCTCACCCTGGAGGTGGCGGAGAAGCTGTTCGCCACCCCGCAGGGTGGGCGCGAGCTGGGCGAGAACCCAGACAACGGTCGTATGATCGTGGCCAAGGAGGGGCGCTTCGGCCCGTACGTTACCGAGCAGGTGCGTGACGACGAACGCGAAAAGGCTGAGGCCGAGGCCCTCGAGGTCGTCGCCCGCGAGCGCGCCGCCGAGGACGAGCAGCGCGCCGCCGAGGGCAAGCGCAAAAAGAACTGGGAGACCAAGACGGCGGAGAAGCAAAAGGATAAGCGCATCGCCGAGTACGTCGAGGACAAGCTCAAGCCCAAGACGGCGTCACTGTTCAAGGGAATGGAGCCCTCCTCGGTCACCTTGGAGGAGGCGCTCAAGCTTTTGTCCCTGCCACGTGAGGTGGGTGTGGATCCTTCCGACGGCGAGGTCATCACCGCCCAGAACGGTCGCTATGGCCCGTACTTGAAGAAGGGCTCGGACTCGCGCTCGCTGGCTAGCGAGGAGCAGATCTTCACGGTCACCTTGGACGAGGCGCGCCGCATCTATGCGGAGCCGAAGCGCCGCGGCCGCCAGGCCGCGCAGCCGCCGCTGAAGCAGCTGGGCGATAACGACGTTTCCGGCAAGCCCATGACCGTCAAGGACGGCCGCTTCGGGCCGTACGTCACCGACGGCGTCACCAATGCCTCGCTACGCAAGGGCGATAAGCCAGAGGCCATGACGGACGCGCGCGCCAACGAGCTTCTTTCGGAGCGCCGCGCCAAGGAGGCCGGGCAGCCGAAGAAGGCCACCAAGAAGACGGCGAAGAAGCCCAGCCCGCGCACTAAGCGCGTGGTAAAGGCTGGGGCGAAGAAGAAGTAG
- a CDS encoding DUF418 domain-containing protein — MTTFSNELTSQGTPRLIAPDVARGLALLGISAANATTAWFTNTEMDQAAMLGGISAAHPALDKVVAMLAALFVHNRGLPMFSTLLGVGVGFIALSLWRRGYPLAAARGRLIRRYLFLALFGAIHMVFLFYGDIMLFYGFAGVLLACMLGWKDSTLLKVAYWLLGAVCTVGLLLAAAMAFLFTDPAVAEGIAQSMNPSASMEGMPGAEMTNTYPGLVLFQAFMLLFTLFSLPFIGLAYMPLMMIGFVWARQGRMANVAQYRKSFQTWAAIGIAVMILVGLPWGLSAIGVLPTRLEPVFAIMNFSVGILTGPAILAIFVLLLDAVPHPAPLWLRVPAALGKRSMSGYLFQSVVYLILVSPFALNVGHNTGAAVQLGIAFTIWAASLALAWALEMANKPGPFEWLHRRLSYPTSSSPQPLPRA; from the coding sequence ATGACAACGTTTTCCAACGAACTGACCTCGCAGGGCACACCCCGCCTCATCGCCCCCGACGTCGCCCGGGGACTCGCACTCCTGGGGATCTCCGCCGCGAACGCCACCACCGCCTGGTTCACCAACACCGAGATGGACCAGGCGGCAATGTTGGGCGGCATCAGCGCGGCTCACCCGGCGCTGGACAAGGTCGTCGCTATGCTCGCCGCGCTGTTCGTGCACAACCGCGGCCTGCCCATGTTCTCCACGCTGCTGGGCGTGGGCGTGGGCTTCATCGCGTTGAGCCTGTGGCGCCGCGGTTACCCGTTGGCTGCGGCGCGCGGGAGGCTCATCCGCCGGTACCTGTTCCTGGCGCTGTTCGGCGCCATCCACATGGTGTTCTTGTTCTACGGTGACATCATGCTCTTCTACGGCTTCGCCGGCGTGCTCCTAGCGTGCATGCTGGGGTGGAAGGACTCCACGCTGCTCAAGGTGGCCTACTGGCTCCTCGGCGCGGTGTGCACCGTCGGCCTACTGTTGGCGGCGGCCATGGCCTTCCTCTTCACTGACCCGGCCGTAGCGGAAGGGATCGCGCAATCAATGAACCCGTCGGCGTCCATGGAGGGCATGCCCGGCGCGGAGATGACGAACACCTACCCCGGCCTCGTACTATTCCAGGCATTCATGCTGCTGTTCACGTTGTTCTCCCTGCCCTTCATCGGCCTGGCCTACATGCCGCTGATGATGATTGGCTTCGTGTGGGCCCGCCAGGGCCGAATGGCCAACGTGGCCCAGTACCGCAAGTCCTTCCAGACGTGGGCCGCCATCGGCATCGCAGTGATGATCCTGGTGGGCCTGCCGTGGGGACTGAGCGCCATCGGGGTGCTGCCCACCCGCCTCGAGCCAGTATTTGCGATTATGAACTTCAGCGTGGGCATCCTCACCGGCCCGGCGATTCTGGCCATCTTCGTATTGCTTCTCGACGCCGTCCCCCACCCCGCTCCCCTATGGTTGCGGGTCCCGGCCGCGCTGGGCAAGCGCTCCATGAGCGGCTACCTGTTCCAGTCGGTGGTCTACCTCATCCTGGTCAGCCCGTTCGCACTGAACGTCGGCCATAACACCGGCGCCGCCGTGCAGCTGGGCATCGCGTTCACCATCTGGGCGGCGTCCCTGGCGCTGGCCTGGGCGCTAGAGATGGCAAACAAGCCGGGGCCGTTCGAGTGGCTGCACCGCCGGCTGAGCTACCCTACTTCTTCTTCGCCCCAGCCTTTACCACGCGCTTAG
- a CDS encoding adenylate/guanylate cyclase domain-containing protein: MDRVVRAIKWLWGTSWPLYSTMVLGANISAAVAVMLFVRFFLPMPEIAELSRSTVNLPAIGVAYVAFAVIVGVLVTLMLFRPVLDWQRSPDDHDPNMVRNLVLRIPVYQAGVAAFVWLVGIVIAVVIAANISGRLALVVAVSTGLTGALTVLITYLQAERLVRPVAATALARRFEDSPLEPPIKQRLIFTWLMSSGVPLVGIVLVLLAQRSGFFSTDADLTPALLALAITAIGTGLIGTLFAVMSVVDPILELQDAINRVRKGEANVEVDIYDGSELGVLQAGFNEMMRGLRERQRVRDLFGRYVGTEVAQRALEERPELGGEDRKVAVLFIDVIGSTNFAVDNSPERVVEELNRFFEHVVEVVHRNKGIINKFQGDAALAVFGAPLQVTDSTSLALQAARELRIELQGLELQAGIGVAAGHVVAGHIGGADRFEYTVIGDAVNEAARLTELAKDTPGGVLTNASTLKGANEVEQRRWTFMKSIELRGRRKMTQLARPIRPTMADRA; encoded by the coding sequence ATGGATAGAGTGGTGCGCGCCATCAAGTGGCTCTGGGGAACCTCCTGGCCGCTGTATTCGACGATGGTGCTGGGCGCCAACATTTCCGCCGCCGTAGCCGTCATGTTGTTCGTGCGGTTCTTCCTTCCCATGCCGGAGATCGCGGAGCTCTCCCGCAGCACCGTCAACCTGCCGGCCATCGGCGTGGCGTACGTGGCCTTCGCCGTCATCGTGGGCGTGCTGGTCACGCTCATGTTGTTCCGCCCCGTGCTGGATTGGCAGCGCAGCCCGGACGACCACGACCCGAATATGGTGCGCAACCTGGTACTCCGCATCCCCGTCTACCAGGCCGGGGTGGCGGCTTTCGTGTGGCTCGTCGGCATCGTCATCGCCGTGGTGATCGCCGCGAATATCTCCGGGCGCCTCGCCCTGGTGGTCGCGGTATCCACGGGCCTGACTGGCGCGCTCACCGTGCTCATTACCTACCTCCAGGCCGAGCGCCTCGTACGGCCCGTGGCCGCCACCGCGCTGGCGCGGCGGTTCGAGGACTCCCCCCTGGAACCGCCAATCAAGCAGCGGCTTATCTTCACGTGGCTCATGAGCTCCGGCGTGCCGCTGGTGGGCATCGTGCTGGTGCTGTTGGCCCAGCGCTCCGGGTTCTTCTCCACGGACGCGGACCTCACCCCGGCGCTGCTGGCGCTGGCGATCACCGCTATCGGCACCGGACTCATCGGTACCTTGTTCGCCGTGATGAGCGTGGTGGATCCCATCCTCGAGCTCCAAGACGCCATCAATCGTGTGCGCAAGGGTGAGGCCAACGTGGAGGTAGACATCTACGACGGCTCCGAGCTCGGCGTGCTGCAGGCCGGCTTCAACGAGATGATGCGCGGGCTGCGCGAGCGCCAGCGCGTGCGCGATCTGTTTGGCCGTTACGTGGGCACGGAGGTCGCCCAGCGCGCGCTCGAGGAGCGTCCGGAGCTCGGCGGCGAGGACCGCAAGGTGGCCGTGCTCTTCATCGACGTCATCGGCTCCACCAACTTCGCCGTGGACAACTCCCCGGAGCGTGTGGTGGAGGAGCTCAACCGCTTCTTCGAGCACGTCGTGGAGGTGGTGCACCGCAACAAGGGCATCATCAACAAGTTCCAGGGCGATGCCGCCCTGGCAGTATTCGGCGCGCCCCTGCAGGTGACAGACTCGACCTCCCTGGCACTCCAGGCGGCGCGCGAACTGCGCATCGAACTCCAGGGCCTGGAGCTGCAGGCCGGCATCGGCGTGGCCGCGGGGCACGTGGTGGCAGGCCACATCGGCGGCGCGGATCGCTTCGAGTACACGGTCATCGGCGACGCCGTCAATGAGGCCGCCCGCCTCACCGAGCTGGCCAAGGATACCCCCGGCGGAGTGCTCACCAACGCCTCCACGCTCAAGGGAGCTAACGAGGTTGAGCAGCGGCGATGGACGTTCATGAAGTCCATCGAGCTGCGCGGGCGCCGCAAGATGACGCAGCTGGCACGCCCCATCAGGCCTACGATGGCCGACCGTGCCTAG
- a CDS encoding DNA polymerase III subunit delta' yields MPHTLTAKLGQVSIYQRLADVPDVRDALFAAARSARGLSDAPTSAMSHSWLFTGPPGSGRSHVALAFAALLMCDGDELGCGKCANCRAVLEARSHTDLVFIQPQELSITVDTAREVIRRAATYPTVAPWRVVIFDNADRMVDSASNALLKTVEEPPERTVIIMCAPSADPEDFSQTLRSRCRHLYIPSPSVEEIVRILVAEGASEDHARLAAQASMRNVGRARHLVFNADSQKLRAMSVNLAEDVFQGSGGFHAVSNLLKAVTKLAKDGFKEQDEDEVERLRQSWGAGGKGKGAGKATQGMEAAVKELQKTQKKRETRRLRDLLDLALVDLAGIYRDALLAGTDIAPTHPDFAGLAQELAGRMGDAQLVAAQEAIKTCREHISYSVAPQIAFDGMVGRLRQLSAG; encoded by the coding sequence ATGCCTCATACTTTAACCGCTAAGCTAGGACAGGTGAGCATTTACCAGCGCCTTGCCGACGTCCCCGACGTTCGTGACGCCTTGTTTGCCGCCGCCCGCTCCGCGCGTGGGCTTTCCGACGCCCCCACGTCCGCCATGTCCCACTCCTGGCTGTTCACCGGCCCGCCGGGCTCGGGCCGGTCTCATGTGGCGCTGGCCTTCGCCGCGCTGCTCATGTGCGACGGCGACGAGCTGGGGTGCGGGAAGTGCGCGAACTGCCGCGCGGTGCTGGAGGCGCGCTCCCACACCGACCTGGTGTTTATCCAGCCGCAGGAACTCTCGATCACCGTCGATACCGCGCGCGAGGTGATCCGGCGTGCGGCCACGTACCCGACGGTGGCGCCGTGGCGCGTGGTGATCTTCGACAACGCCGATCGCATGGTGGACTCGGCGTCGAACGCCTTGCTCAAGACGGTGGAGGAGCCACCGGAGCGCACCGTGATCATTATGTGCGCGCCCTCGGCGGACCCGGAGGACTTCTCGCAGACCCTGCGCTCGCGGTGCCGGCACCTTTATATCCCGTCGCCGTCGGTGGAGGAGATCGTGCGCATCCTCGTGGCCGAAGGCGCCTCGGAGGACCACGCGCGACTGGCGGCCCAGGCCTCCATGCGGAACGTGGGGCGGGCGCGCCACCTGGTGTTCAACGCGGACAGCCAGAAGCTGCGCGCGATGAGCGTGAACCTCGCCGAGGACGTCTTCCAGGGCTCCGGTGGCTTCCACGCCGTAAGCAACCTGCTCAAGGCCGTGACCAAGCTGGCGAAGGACGGCTTCAAGGAACAAGACGAGGATGAGGTGGAGCGCCTGCGGCAGTCGTGGGGCGCCGGCGGCAAGGGCAAAGGCGCGGGCAAGGCCACCCAGGGTATGGAGGCCGCGGTCAAGGAGCTCCAGAAGACGCAGAAGAAGCGGGAGACCCGGCGCCTGCGGGACTTGCTGGACCTCGCGCTGGTGGATTTGGCGGGCATCTACCGCGACGCGCTGCTCGCGGGAACGGACATCGCGCCGACCCACCCGGACTTCGCAGGCCTGGCACAGGAGCTCGCGGGCCGCATGGGCGACGCGCAGCTCGTGGCGGCGCAGGAGGCCATCAAGACGTGCCGCGAGCACATCTCGTATTCAGTGGCGCCGCAGATCGCCTTCGACGGCATGGTGGGGCGCCTGCGTCAGCTATCGGCGGGGTGA
- a CDS encoding AMP-binding protein has translation MKKSLNALAFNAKALANFVPSLFKAGIVGPQAPLATAAALARYRFTTAREVEQGYTVCPERIALIDDEGTLSYRQLREDSRSFAQYLRDLELPELRLGIMARNGRGMLIPLAAKGYAGGTVFLLNVGSSPEQLAGCIAENKINVLVLDSEFIDRLPDLEDLHVVVGHGASESLPTLEGILKSPRQVALPYWPQHGHIVLMSSGTTGIPKGIMRPEPTLPLVLASIIQTMPWRADQKIQLTASMFHTWGWAALNIALGARNTIVTRRVFDAEAALDDIQRYTLDGLISSPVFFKQMVDVDPGKRYDTSSLQFIASAGHALTPHIVAETHKRFGPILCNVYGSTELALATAASMEEITAEPTVAGKIASGTVLKIFDGDHNEVPRGQVGEIFMTNSTALIGYTNPDIPLRKVDGLISIGDLGYIDNNDRLHVVGRADDMIIVGGENVHPRSVAEVLETMPGVADVHAGGVEDEDVFQRVAVWVVRTADAVGAAVTADSVREWVRDRLADHSIPRDVHFREELPRNATGKVVPRML, from the coding sequence ATGAAAAAGTCCCTCAACGCCCTGGCCTTTAACGCCAAGGCGCTCGCCAACTTTGTTCCTTCCCTTTTTAAGGCGGGCATCGTCGGGCCGCAAGCCCCGCTCGCCACTGCGGCCGCCCTCGCCCGCTACCGCTTCACCACCGCCCGCGAGGTCGAGCAGGGTTACACCGTCTGCCCCGAGCGCATCGCGCTTATCGACGACGAGGGCACCCTCTCCTACCGCCAGTTGCGCGAGGACTCCCGCAGCTTCGCGCAGTACCTCCGCGACCTCGAACTGCCCGAGCTTCGCCTGGGCATCATGGCCCGCAACGGCCGCGGCATGCTCATCCCGCTGGCCGCCAAGGGCTACGCCGGCGGCACCGTCTTCCTCCTCAATGTGGGCTCCTCCCCCGAGCAGCTGGCGGGCTGCATCGCGGAGAACAAGATCAACGTGTTGGTTTTGGACAGCGAGTTCATCGACCGCCTCCCGGACCTGGAGGACCTGCACGTGGTGGTGGGTCACGGGGCGTCGGAAAGCTTGCCCACGCTGGAGGGCATCCTCAAAAGCCCACGGCAGGTCGCGCTGCCGTACTGGCCTCAGCACGGCCACATCGTGCTGATGTCCTCGGGCACCACGGGCATCCCGAAGGGCATCATGCGCCCCGAACCCACGCTGCCGCTGGTGCTGGCCAGCATCATCCAAACGATGCCCTGGCGCGCGGACCAGAAGATCCAGCTCACTGCCTCGATGTTCCACACCTGGGGCTGGGCGGCGCTCAACATCGCGCTCGGCGCGCGCAACACGATTGTCACCCGACGCGTCTTTGACGCTGAGGCTGCGCTCGACGACATCCAGCGCTACACACTCGACGGCCTCATTTCCTCGCCGGTGTTCTTCAAGCAGATGGTGGACGTGGACCCGGGCAAGCGCTATGACACCTCCAGCCTGCAGTTCATTGCCTCAGCGGGCCACGCGCTGACCCCGCACATCGTGGCGGAGACCCACAAGCGCTTCGGCCCGATCCTCTGCAACGTCTACGGCTCCACGGAGCTCGCCTTGGCGACGGCCGCGTCCATGGAGGAGATCACCGCCGAACCGACGGTGGCGGGCAAGATCGCCTCGGGCACGGTGCTCAAGATTTTCGACGGGGACCACAACGAGGTCCCGCGCGGCCAGGTGGGCGAGATCTTCATGACCAACTCCACCGCCCTCATCGGCTACACCAACCCGGACATCCCGCTGCGCAAGGTCGACGGCCTGATTTCCATCGGCGACCTGGGCTACATCGACAACAACGACCGCCTGCACGTGGTGGGCCGCGCGGACGACATGATTATCGTCGGCGGCGAGAACGTGCACCCGCGCTCGGTGGCGGAGGTCCTGGAGACCATGCCGGGCGTCGCTGACGTGCATGCCGGCGGCGTGGAGGATGAGGACGTGTTCCAGCGCGTGGCGGTGTGGGTGGTGCGCACTGCCGACGCCGTGGGCGCCGCCGTGACTGCGGACTCCGTGCGCGAGTGGGTGCGCGACCGCCTGGCGGACCACTCCATCCCGCGCGACGTGCACTTCCGCGAGGAGCTGCCGCGCAACGCGACGGGCAAGGTCGTACCGCGGATGTTGTAG
- a CDS encoding GDSL-type esterase/lipase family protein yields MSIAIVGAPQAAAAERNLVLFGDSVLADPSSPAYLLGRVASGSSETRGTNCPSSPDNFGKRAGRKMGLRVRDFSCAGAVSMSKGPQLAEQVSAAIGSGALNRSTRRVVVSTGFNDTYNNRHLSKSQLTKRWVRYTAPQIRRIKAKAPNARIQIVGYPDIAAGDKVCLFHVAPNVYDRTHFPQIGQWEARAQSMQIGLARATGTEFLDLKRSTRDNNMCAPDHKRYWAGLIDFYAGPGNLPVHINKRGHEHVANVIARS; encoded by the coding sequence TTGTCCATCGCCATCGTAGGTGCTCCGCAGGCGGCAGCCGCCGAGCGCAACCTCGTGTTGTTCGGGGACTCCGTCCTGGCGGACCCCTCGTCGCCCGCCTACCTCCTAGGTCGCGTCGCCTCCGGCAGCTCTGAGACCCGCGGCACCAACTGCCCGAGCTCTCCTGACAACTTTGGCAAGCGCGCCGGTCGCAAGATGGGTCTGCGTGTCCGCGACTTCTCTTGCGCCGGCGCCGTGTCCATGTCCAAGGGTCCGCAGCTGGCCGAGCAGGTCTCCGCCGCCATCGGCTCTGGTGCGCTCAACCGCTCCACCCGCCGCGTCGTGGTGTCCACCGGTTTCAACGACACCTACAACAACCGCCACCTCAGCAAATCTCAGCTGACCAAGCGCTGGGTGCGCTACACCGCCCCGCAGATCCGCCGCATCAAGGCCAAGGCCCCCAATGCCCGCATTCAGATCGTGGGCTACCCGGACATCGCCGCCGGCGACAAGGTGTGCCTGTTCCACGTCGCGCCGAACGTCTACGACCGCACCCACTTCCCGCAGATCGGCCAGTGGGAGGCGCGCGCCCAGTCCATGCAGATCGGACTTGCCCGTGCGACCGGCACCGAGTTTTTGGACCTGAAGCGCTCCACCCGCGACAACAACATGTGCGCCCCGGACCACAAGCGCTACTGGGCGGGACTCATTGATTTCTACGCCGGACCAGGCAATCTGCCGGTGCACATCAACAAGCGCGGCCACGAGCACGTGGCCAATGTCATTGCCCGCTCGTAG
- a CDS encoding S-(hydroxymethyl)mycothiol dehydrogenase: MHKVNAIIARTKAAPVEQATIVVPDPGAHDVVVRIQACGVCHTDMAYRDGDIEDAYPFLLGHEAAGVVEEVGEAVTHVAPGDFVVLNWRAVCGECRACLKGEPKYCFNTHNASAKMTLEDGTELTPALGIGAFAEKTLVHEGQCTKVNPDADPAVAGLLGCGVMAGLGAALNTAELKRGESVAVFGVGGVGMAAIAGARLAGATTIIAVDIDDAKLETAKKFGATHTLNSKNQDPVEAIREITEFGTDVTIDAVGIPTTIEQAFYARDLAGRMVMVGVPNLTDRFDIPAIDFFSRGGALKSSWYGDCLPERDFPMYVDLSLQGRLPLQDFVTNRIGLGDVESAFASMHTNLRSVVEL, encoded by the coding sequence ATGCACAAAGTAAATGCCATCATTGCCCGAACCAAAGCCGCCCCAGTAGAGCAGGCCACCATCGTTGTCCCCGATCCGGGTGCCCACGATGTTGTCGTGCGCATCCAGGCCTGCGGCGTGTGCCACACAGATATGGCGTACCGCGACGGCGACATCGAGGACGCGTACCCGTTCTTGCTGGGGCATGAGGCCGCGGGCGTCGTCGAAGAAGTGGGCGAGGCAGTGACCCACGTGGCCCCAGGCGACTTCGTGGTGCTGAACTGGCGCGCCGTGTGCGGCGAGTGCCGCGCCTGCCTCAAAGGCGAGCCCAAGTACTGCTTCAACACCCACAACGCCTCCGCGAAGATGACCCTGGAGGACGGTACCGAGCTCACGCCCGCACTGGGCATTGGTGCCTTCGCCGAAAAGACCCTGGTTCACGAGGGCCAGTGCACCAAGGTCAACCCTGACGCTGACCCGGCCGTCGCGGGCCTTTTGGGCTGCGGCGTCATGGCCGGCCTGGGTGCCGCGCTGAACACCGCGGAGCTCAAGCGCGGCGAGTCCGTCGCCGTCTTCGGCGTCGGTGGCGTCGGCATGGCGGCCATCGCGGGCGCCCGGCTCGCCGGAGCCACCACCATCATCGCCGTGGACATCGACGACGCCAAACTCGAAACAGCCAAGAAATTCGGCGCGACCCACACCCTCAACTCCAAGAACCAGGACCCCGTGGAAGCCATCCGCGAGATCACCGAATTCGGCACCGACGTCACTATCGACGCCGTGGGCATTCCCACCACCATCGAGCAGGCCTTCTACGCCCGGGATCTGGCCGGCCGCATGGTCATGGTGGGCGTGCCCAACCTCACCGACCGCTTTGATATTCCTGCCATCGACTTCTTCAGCCGCGGCGGCGCCCTGAAGTCCTCTTGGTATGGCGACTGCCTCCCGGAGCGCGACTTTCCTATGTACGTGGACCTCTCACTCCAGGGCCGCCTGCCGCTGCAGGACTTCGTGACCAACCGCATCGGGCTTGGCGACGTCGAGAGCGCATTCGCCTCCATGCACACCAACCTTCGATCCGTAGTGGAGCTGTAA
- a CDS encoding MBL fold metallo-hydrolase, with protein sequence MKLTKIVTSGKFKLDGGEWDVDNNVYIVADDQNKHCYIVDPSHDLDAVVEAVGDTQVDGILLTHGHSDHVDIAPQVADHFGVAMYLHPEDDMLWRESNGDAPYEELAEGMTFGELEVLHTPGHSPGCVVLYAADEGVLLSGDTLFSGGPGATGRKYSDFDVIVESLQTKVMTLPEGVRVLPGHGDETTVGAEKARMDEYIKRGY encoded by the coding sequence ATGAAACTCACGAAGATTGTTACCTCCGGCAAATTCAAGCTTGACGGCGGCGAGTGGGACGTGGACAACAACGTCTACATCGTCGCCGACGACCAGAACAAACACTGCTACATCGTGGATCCTTCCCACGATCTCGACGCCGTGGTCGAGGCTGTCGGTGACACGCAGGTCGACGGCATCCTGCTCACTCACGGCCACAGCGACCACGTGGACATCGCCCCGCAGGTCGCCGACCACTTTGGCGTGGCGATGTACCTGCACCCGGAAGACGATATGCTCTGGCGCGAGTCCAACGGCGACGCCCCCTACGAGGAACTGGCTGAGGGCATGACTTTCGGCGAGCTCGAGGTCCTGCACACCCCAGGTCACTCCCCGGGCTGCGTGGTGCTCTACGCCGCGGACGAGGGCGTCCTGCTCTCCGGCGACACCTTGTTCTCCGGCGGCCCCGGCGCCACTGGCCGCAAGTACTCGGACTTTGATGTCATCGTGGAGTCCCTCCAGACCAAGGTCATGACCCTGCCCGAAGGCGTCCGCGTCTTGCCCGGCCACGGCGACGAGACCACCGTGGGCGCCGAGAAGGCGCGCATGGACGAGTACATCAAGCGCGGCTACTAG